In Bordetella holmesii ATCC 51541, the following proteins share a genomic window:
- the lipB gene encoding lipoyl(octanoyl) transferase, translated as MPVDIAWLDPGAAYAPVWQAMQAFTASRSPVTRDAIWMCEHAPVYTLGQAGREEHILNPAGIEVVRCDRGGQVTYHGPGQIVAYSLFDLRRAGMYVRDYVFLLEEAAIAVLRQAGITAVRRTGAPGVYVEQSDGRAAKIAALGIKVRNGCAYHGMALNVAMDLAPFSGINPCGYEGLRTTDMASCGVSCSPREVGQALADELVARLSRFCAQTPAAGAPVTGE; from the coding sequence ATGCCCGTCGACATTGCTTGGCTGGACCCGGGCGCGGCCTACGCGCCGGTCTGGCAGGCCATGCAGGCCTTTACCGCGAGTCGATCGCCCGTCACGCGGGATGCGATCTGGATGTGCGAGCATGCCCCGGTGTACACCTTGGGTCAGGCCGGGCGTGAAGAACATATCCTGAATCCCGCGGGTATCGAGGTGGTGCGCTGTGATCGCGGTGGCCAGGTGACGTATCACGGCCCCGGACAGATCGTGGCGTACAGCCTGTTCGATCTGCGCCGGGCCGGCATGTATGTGCGCGACTATGTGTTCTTGCTTGAAGAGGCGGCCATTGCCGTGCTGCGGCAAGCGGGGATCACGGCCGTGCGCCGCACGGGAGCGCCGGGCGTCTACGTCGAGCAGTCGGATGGCCGCGCCGCCAAGATCGCCGCGCTTGGTATAAAAGTACGCAATGGATGCGCCTACCATGGCATGGCCTTGAACGTGGCCATGGATCTGGCGCCATTTTCCGGTATCAACCCCTGTGGCTATGAAGGGCTGCGCACCACGGACATGGCGTCCTGTGGCGTATCCTGTAGCCCACGCGAAGTGGGGCAGGCGCTGGCCGATGAGCTGGTCGCACGCCTGAGCCGTTTTTGCGCGCAGACACCTGCGGCGGGCGCGCCGGTGACGGGGGAGTAG
- a CDS encoding aminotransferase class IV family protein codes for MIPGMPGESLVYLNGEFTRADQAKISVLDRGFIFGDGIYEVVPAYQGKPFRMAEHFQRLERSLAAIRIPMPMDRAALTAVIERLIAAAPSPDCLVYLQITRGVYKRDHAFPAQAITPTVFAMVTPLVPPSAKQRDQGVAVISIEDERWLHCEIKSVSLLGNVLARQQAVEAGVDEVIQYRDGFLTEGSASNIWIVRDGKLLAPPKNNLILEGIRYGLMAELAEAAGVSFEARRIARAEVESAEEVLVTSATKEVLAVTRIDGKPVGDGKPGPIYRQLRAGYDARIAAL; via the coding sequence ATGATTCCGGGCATGCCGGGCGAGAGCCTGGTGTATCTCAATGGCGAGTTCACCCGCGCCGACCAGGCCAAAATTTCGGTCCTGGATCGCGGTTTTATTTTTGGCGATGGTATCTACGAAGTCGTGCCTGCCTACCAGGGCAAGCCCTTCCGCATGGCCGAGCACTTCCAGCGTCTGGAGCGCAGCCTGGCTGCCATCCGCATCCCCATGCCAATGGATCGCGCGGCGCTGACCGCCGTGATCGAGCGGCTCATTGCTGCCGCTCCCAGCCCGGATTGCCTCGTCTATCTGCAGATCACGCGTGGCGTGTACAAACGCGACCATGCTTTTCCCGCGCAGGCCATCACGCCCACCGTCTTCGCCATGGTCACGCCGCTGGTGCCGCCTTCGGCCAAGCAACGCGACCAGGGCGTGGCCGTGATTTCGATCGAAGACGAACGCTGGCTGCATTGCGAGATCAAGTCGGTTTCGCTGCTGGGCAATGTGCTGGCCCGCCAGCAGGCGGTCGAAGCGGGCGTGGATGAGGTGATTCAGTATCGTGACGGCTTTCTCACCGAAGGCTCGGCCAGCAATATCTGGATTGTGCGCGATGGCAAGCTTCTGGCCCCGCCGAAGAACAACCTCATTCTTGAAGGCATCCGCTACGGCCTGATGGCGGAGCTGGCCGAAGCGGCCGGTGTGAGCTTCGAGGCGCGTCGCATAGCGCGGGCCGAAGTCGAAAGCGCCGAAGAAGTCCTGGTGACATCGGCCACCAAGGAAGTCCTGGCCGTGACACGCATTGATGGCAAGCCCGTGGGAGACGGCAAGCCCGGACCCATTTATCGTCAATTGCGCGCGGGTTATGATGCCCGTATCGCCGCGCTCTGA
- a CDS encoding D-alanyl-D-alanine carboxypeptidase family protein: MLAGSMPVMAQQQTPAAVSPAASMSAPATAAVADSVVAVGDLASVPAPTVAARAWITVDVNSGQVLAASNPDQKVEPASLTKIMTAYVVFNALDEKRLTLERQVPVSEHAWRTGGSRMFIEPRKPVTADELIQGMIVQSGNDASVALAEAVGGSETAFAALMNEQAERLGMKGTHFMNATGLPDPQHITTVRDLATLATHLVADHPEYFHYYKQKSYTYNKITQPNRNRLLWADPSVDGMKTGHTDSAGFCLVSTALRGDRRVLTVLVGADSESTRAEESLKLLNWSFQNFDTVKLYDKSQPGLDARVWEGKAENVKLGPPNPIWLAVPRGKGSEIKPVAQRTDPLVAPLVKGQQVGMLQLTLDGKVLRSEPLVVQEDVERAGFFGRMTDTVKRWFQ, from the coding sequence ATGTTGGCCGGCTCGATGCCTGTCATGGCGCAGCAACAGACGCCGGCGGCCGTCTCGCCTGCGGCCTCCATGTCCGCGCCGGCCACGGCAGCGGTGGCAGATTCCGTGGTCGCCGTCGGCGACTTGGCTTCGGTGCCCGCACCGACGGTTGCGGCGCGCGCCTGGATCACGGTCGATGTCAACAGCGGCCAAGTGCTTGCTGCTTCCAACCCCGATCAGAAAGTCGAGCCTGCCTCGCTGACCAAGATCATGACGGCGTATGTCGTGTTCAACGCCCTCGACGAAAAACGTCTGACGCTGGAGCGGCAGGTGCCGGTGTCCGAGCACGCCTGGCGCACGGGTGGCTCGCGCATGTTCATCGAGCCGCGCAAGCCGGTCACCGCCGACGAGCTCATCCAGGGCATGATCGTGCAGTCGGGCAATGACGCGTCCGTGGCGCTGGCCGAAGCCGTGGGTGGCAGCGAGACGGCATTTGCCGCTCTCATGAACGAACAGGCCGAGCGCCTGGGAATGAAGGGCACGCACTTCATGAATGCGACCGGGCTGCCGGATCCGCAGCACATCACCACGGTGCGGGATCTGGCCACGCTGGCGACCCATCTGGTGGCCGATCATCCCGAGTACTTCCACTACTACAAGCAAAAGAGCTACACCTACAACAAGATCACTCAGCCCAATCGCAATCGTCTGCTTTGGGCCGATCCCTCGGTGGACGGCATGAAAACCGGCCATACCGATTCAGCGGGTTTTTGCCTGGTGTCGACCGCCCTGCGCGGCGATCGCCGTGTGCTGACCGTGCTGGTGGGTGCCGACAGTGAGTCCACCCGGGCCGAAGAAAGCCTCAAACTGCTGAACTGGAGCTTCCAGAACTTCGATACGGTCAAACTCTACGACAAGAGCCAGCCTGGTCTGGATGCGCGTGTCTGGGAGGGCAAGGCCGAGAACGTCAAGCTCGGGCCGCCCAACCCCATCTGGCTGGCCGTGCCGCGTGGCAAGGGCAGTGAGATCAAGCCCGTTGCCCAGCGGACCGATCCGCTGGTCGCGCCCTTGGTCAAGGGCCAGCAAGTCGGCATGCTGCAATTGACCCTCGATGGCAAGGTTCTGCGTTCCGAGCCGTTGGTCGTTCAAGAGGATGTCGAGCGCGCCGGTTTCTTCGGCCGCATGACCGATACCGTCAAGCGCTGGTTCCAGTAA
- a CDS encoding alpha/beta hydrolase family protein: protein MLAHTDILAFTGEAGRIECAVDYPDGDPKGWALVLHPHPLHGGARDNKVVTTIGRACTSAGLVVVRPNFRGVGASQGEFDSAVGETADMLGLIPQIREALPGLANAPWVLGGFSFGTAVAAQVYATLAEQQASPAALMLMGPAVGRFQFREVELPEETLLVHGEIDEVVPLAEAMDWARPRNLPIVVIPGASHFFHGKLITLRNLVAQRLKLALR, encoded by the coding sequence ATGCTTGCACACACCGACATCCTCGCGTTTACCGGCGAGGCCGGGCGCATTGAATGCGCCGTCGATTACCCCGATGGCGACCCCAAGGGCTGGGCGCTGGTGTTGCACCCGCATCCGCTGCACGGCGGCGCGCGTGACAACAAGGTGGTCACCACGATAGGCCGGGCATGCACGAGTGCCGGGCTTGTGGTGGTGCGCCCCAATTTCCGGGGTGTCGGTGCATCCCAAGGCGAGTTCGACAGCGCGGTCGGCGAAACGGCCGACATGCTGGGCCTGATTCCGCAGATCCGTGAAGCCCTGCCCGGGTTGGCGAACGCACCCTGGGTGCTGGGCGGCTTTTCCTTTGGCACGGCCGTGGCCGCGCAAGTCTACGCCACGCTGGCCGAGCAGCAGGCGTCGCCCGCGGCGCTCATGTTGATGGGCCCTGCGGTGGGGCGGTTTCAATTCCGCGAGGTCGAGCTGCCTGAAGAGACGCTGCTCGTACATGGCGAGATCGACGAAGTCGTGCCGCTTGCCGAAGCCATGGACTGGGCGCGGCCGCGCAACTTGCCCATCGTCGTGATTCCCGGTGCCTCGCATTTTTTTCACGGCAAGCTCATCACCTTGCGCAACTTGGTCGCACAACGGCTGAAGCTGGCATTGCGCTGA
- a CDS encoding mce related family protein has protein sequence MENRSHALLAGVFTLVLLVAAALVAIWVGRDRSTVKVYDIVSSASVSGLTAQSTVRYQGVPVGKVQSLMLDAHRPGQVRIRIGVSPNTPITASTWAEVGVQGVTGQATIELRDNGGSTELLVARGDQPPDIPLRPGLFDRLEQRGSALLAKVETTAEELRHLMSPANIEALSLTLKNAADISSQLKDASRDLAPAMRKLGPLVDSMNKTSSEAAALMQSANQSLARLNAPDGPLSTAGRSLQEIARAAARLDRETLPAMTDMAQSVTGAARSAQSALRRVGDTPQSILFGPRLSSPVRASPVLPDLGDKSMKRICLMAVLALVLGGCSVGRVAPQAALFDLGPEPTASVQLPARAPIVLAFSAAPSLSDTGVIWRVADSTAPKAYAGFRWSEPPASLVRQRLQERLSHEGAVLSDGGGTGAPQLRVTLTRFEQVFAADGSSSQGQVVLQAVVLQDGKILGQRRFAAEAAAPSQDASGGVAALRLATDSAAESLAAWLPTVLRPIAR, from the coding sequence ATGGAAAACCGTAGTCATGCCTTGCTGGCGGGAGTCTTCACTCTGGTATTGCTCGTGGCCGCCGCGCTGGTGGCGATCTGGGTTGGCCGCGACCGTTCGACGGTCAAGGTCTACGACATCGTCTCTTCGGCGTCGGTCAGCGGCCTGACGGCGCAGTCGACCGTGCGCTATCAGGGTGTGCCGGTGGGCAAGGTCCAGTCGCTGATGCTCGATGCGCATCGGCCCGGGCAGGTGCGTATTCGCATTGGCGTTTCACCGAATACGCCGATCACCGCCTCGACCTGGGCGGAAGTGGGCGTGCAGGGGGTGACCGGCCAGGCCACTATCGAGCTGCGTGACAACGGCGGGTCGACCGAGCTGTTGGTGGCCCGTGGCGATCAGCCGCCCGACATTCCCCTGAGGCCGGGACTCTTCGACCGCCTTGAGCAGCGGGGGTCTGCCTTGCTGGCCAAGGTCGAAACCACGGCCGAAGAATTGCGGCATCTCATGAGTCCAGCCAATATCGAGGCGTTGAGCCTGACGCTTAAAAATGCCGCCGACATCAGCAGTCAGCTCAAGGACGCCAGCCGTGACCTCGCCCCGGCCATGCGCAAACTTGGGCCTTTGGTCGACTCGATGAATAAGACATCGAGCGAGGCAGCCGCGCTGATGCAATCCGCCAACCAGTCGCTGGCGCGTCTGAATGCGCCCGACGGTCCTCTGTCGACCGCAGGCCGTAGCCTGCAGGAAATCGCGCGAGCAGCGGCGCGGCTGGATCGTGAAACCTTACCGGCCATGACGGATATGGCCCAGTCGGTCACCGGCGCGGCGCGCAGCGCTCAGTCCGCTTTACGGCGGGTGGGTGATACGCCCCAATCTATTCTGTTCGGCCCGCGCCTGTCGAGCCCGGTCCGGGCGAGCCCGGTTTTGCCGGATTTAGGAGATAAATCCATGAAGAGAATCTGCCTCATGGCGGTGCTGGCCTTGGTCCTGGGCGGTTGCAGTGTGGGGCGCGTGGCACCCCAGGCTGCGTTGTTTGACCTTGGGCCGGAGCCGACCGCCAGCGTGCAACTGCCAGCGCGCGCGCCTATCGTCCTGGCCTTTTCGGCCGCGCCTTCGCTCAGCGATACGGGAGTGATCTGGCGAGTCGCCGACAGCACGGCGCCCAAGGCCTATGCGGGCTTTCGCTGGAGCGAGCCGCCAGCCAGCCTGGTTCGCCAGCGTCTGCAGGAAAGACTCTCGCACGAAGGTGCCGTGCTCAGCGATGGCGGTGGCACCGGGGCACCACAACTGCGCGTCACCCTCACGCGCTTTGAGCAGGTCTTCGCTGCCGATGGATCATCCAGCCAGGGACAGGTCGTGTTGCAGGCCGTCGTGTTGCAGGATGGCAAGATTCTGGGGCAACGGCGCTTCGCTGCCGAGGCGGCCGCGCCATCGCAGGACGCCAGCGGCGGTGTCGCGGCTTTGCGTCTGGCCACGGATTCCGCGGCCGAGAGTCTGGCGGCCTGGCTGCCCACGGTACTGCGTCCCATCGCCCGTTAA
- a CDS encoding ABC transporter family protein, translating to MISVSGLRTAFGDHVVHDNLNLTVYPGEILVLVGGSGSGKTVLLREIIGLSQPARGEIRILGRDITTLSMRERRRLSERWGMLFQAGALFSALSVFDNVALPLRELRTLPEDLIQDVVMYRLAMVGLNAGDALKSPSDLSGGMIKRVALARALALDPELLFLDEPTAGLDPLRSDEFVDLVRSLHRQLGFTVVMVTHDLDTLLALATRVAVLADKRVIACASVAEILKIDHPFIQSFFLGERGRRALGDLAPKEAGNGKP from the coding sequence GTGATCTCGGTCTCGGGTCTGCGCACGGCCTTTGGCGACCATGTCGTGCACGACAACCTCAATCTGACCGTCTACCCCGGCGAGATACTCGTGCTGGTGGGAGGTTCGGGTTCAGGCAAAACGGTGCTGTTGCGGGAGATCATCGGATTGAGCCAGCCAGCCCGCGGCGAGATCCGCATCCTGGGACGAGATATCACCACGCTGAGCATGCGGGAGCGCCGGCGGCTGTCCGAGCGCTGGGGCATGCTGTTTCAGGCCGGTGCGTTGTTTTCTGCCTTGTCCGTGTTCGACAACGTCGCTTTGCCCCTGCGCGAGCTGCGCACGCTGCCCGAGGATCTGATCCAGGATGTCGTAATGTACCGCCTGGCCATGGTTGGCCTGAATGCGGGCGACGCCCTCAAGAGTCCCTCGGACCTGTCTGGCGGCATGATCAAGCGCGTGGCGCTGGCACGTGCGCTGGCGCTGGACCCGGAGCTGCTCTTTCTCGATGAGCCGACGGCGGGTCTCGATCCGCTGCGCTCTGACGAATTCGTCGATCTGGTGCGCAGCCTGCACCGGCAACTCGGCTTCACGGTGGTCATGGTGACCCACGATCTCGATACGCTGCTGGCGCTTGCCACGCGCGTGGCGGTGCTGGCCGACAAGCGTGTCATCGCTTGCGCCTCCGTTGCCGAGATCCTGAAGATCGACCACCCTTTCATCCAAAGTTTTTTCCTGGGCGAGCGCGGCCGTCGCGCGCTTGGGGATCTTGCACCAAAGGAAGCAGGCAATGGAAAACCGTAG
- a CDS encoding biotin--[acetyl-CoA-carboxylase] ligase translates to MQWVASTGSTNADLLARARQSQTPKPWLLGAHLQEAGRGRAGRAWKNRSGATLMFSCAFDVHLPAPQLPALSPMAGLAACEALRHLSAQTGVCVKWPNDVQWHEAKLAGVLAETTRNPDGNGHTVVIGMGLNLRDADMLSANLQRAIADWSQVDAQDRVRDAADIVQATALAWQQAVADLEQHGFAAFVQRYAQADALHGRSVNVIDRGEVLYGGQAAGVDVLGRLQVQCDHGLMAVTAGEISVRPQP, encoded by the coding sequence GTGCAATGGGTGGCCAGCACCGGATCGACCAATGCCGATCTTCTGGCGCGCGCGCGCCAGAGTCAGACACCCAAGCCCTGGCTGCTGGGTGCGCATCTGCAGGAGGCCGGCCGAGGCCGCGCCGGACGCGCCTGGAAAAACCGCAGCGGCGCCACGCTGATGTTCTCGTGCGCGTTCGACGTGCATTTGCCAGCACCGCAATTGCCGGCGCTTTCGCCCATGGCAGGGCTGGCGGCGTGCGAAGCCTTGCGGCATTTGAGCGCGCAAACCGGTGTCTGCGTGAAATGGCCAAACGACGTCCAGTGGCATGAAGCCAAACTGGCCGGCGTACTGGCCGAGACCACGCGCAACCCCGACGGCAACGGCCATACCGTTGTCATCGGCATGGGTCTGAACCTGCGCGACGCCGACATGCTCTCGGCCAATCTGCAGCGCGCCATTGCCGACTGGTCCCAGGTCGACGCCCAGGACCGGGTCCGAGACGCGGCCGACATCGTGCAAGCCACGGCGCTAGCCTGGCAGCAAGCCGTCGCGGATCTCGAACAGCACGGCTTTGCCGCCTTCGTCCAGCGCTATGCCCAGGCCGATGCGCTGCACGGCCGCAGCGTCAACGTGATCGATCGCGGCGAGGTGCTGTACGGCGGCCAAGCCGCCGGCGTTGACGTACTGGGCCGGCTGCAGGTCCAGTGCGATCACGGTCTGATGGCGGTGACTGCCGGCGAAATTTCGGTGCGCCCTCAGCCATGA
- a CDS encoding type III pantothenate kinase family protein: MILLIDSGNSRLKLGWLHLDSGAREPEPVAFDNLDLQALGAWLQTLRHKPVRAIGVNVAGAQRGAAIAAAMKGCAIEWKRPQRDVLGMTNAYRHQDQLGADRWAAMLGLHMRLPAGHPPALLASFGTATTLDTLGPDNEFAGGLILPGPAMMRGSLVHGTANLPLAEGPVTPYPTETHEAIATGIAAAQAGALVRQWLAGHARYGKAPEVYVAGGGWTEVQPEIERLLRLVGASLGAVSTPTFLKAPVLDGLAALAAATAAH; the protein is encoded by the coding sequence ATGATCCTGTTGATCGACTCCGGCAACAGCCGCCTGAAGCTTGGCTGGCTCCATCTCGACAGCGGTGCGCGCGAACCCGAGCCCGTGGCCTTCGATAATCTGGATCTGCAGGCCTTGGGGGCCTGGCTGCAGACGCTGCGTCACAAACCCGTGCGTGCCATCGGCGTCAATGTCGCCGGTGCGCAGCGCGGTGCGGCGATCGCCGCGGCGATGAAGGGCTGTGCCATCGAGTGGAAACGCCCGCAACGCGACGTGTTAGGCATGACCAATGCCTATCGCCATCAGGACCAGTTGGGCGCGGATCGCTGGGCAGCCATGCTGGGCCTGCACATGCGCTTGCCCGCCGGGCATCCGCCCGCGTTGCTGGCCTCCTTCGGCACCGCAACCACGCTGGATACGCTGGGCCCGGATAACGAATTCGCCGGCGGCCTCATCCTGCCCGGCCCGGCCATGATGCGTGGCTCGCTGGTCCACGGCACGGCCAATCTGCCGCTGGCCGAAGGGCCTGTCACCCCTTACCCGACCGAAACCCATGAAGCGATCGCCACCGGCATCGCCGCCGCACAGGCCGGAGCACTCGTCAGGCAGTGGCTGGCGGGCCATGCACGGTATGGCAAGGCACCCGAGGTCTATGTCGCCGGCGGCGGCTGGACCGAGGTCCAGCCCGAGATAGAGCGTTTGTTGCGTCTGGTGGGGGCAAGTCTGGGGGCCGTCTCGACGCCGACCTTCCTAAAAGCTCCCGTGCTCGACGGTCTGGCCGCGCTGGCCGCTGCGACAGCCGCCCACTAG
- a CDS encoding putative exported protein, with protein sequence MRILFLVLLLANVWAYGLGQGWLGPRPDDEGRDPRRLTQQLNAGQVSLAPKRQD encoded by the coding sequence ATGCGCATCCTGTTTCTCGTACTGTTGTTGGCCAACGTCTGGGCTTATGGCCTGGGACAGGGCTGGCTGGGGCCGCGTCCCGATGACGAAGGACGTGATCCGCGCCGCCTGACCCAGCAACTCAACGCCGGCCAAGTCAGCCTGGCACCCAAGCGCCAGGATTGA
- a CDS encoding 3-Deoxy-D-manno-octulosonic-acid transferase family protein, translating to MRRGLYTALFCLAAPVLWLGMWRRSRRVPGQWEVLARTRFGHAEGEVMRGAVWVHAVSLGETRAAQPLVAGLLAQGLPVLLTHMTATGRAEGARLFGEAISQGQLRQAWLPYDFPRACRRFFDLYAPRCGLIIEREIWPNLLAAARAANVPMALVSARFSARSLRASLRMGRVMREAMAGLQQVLAQTPADAQRLAAAGARAVTVTGNLKFDVDLPPAQCRAGHAWREAVGRPVVAIASTREGEDALFLQAMRTLAAPRPLYLLIPRHPQRFDQAWEQAQTAGFKTVRRSALQAVPGSDIDVVVGDTLGEMPLYYAAADVAIIGGSFVPLGGQNLIEACAVGTPVVTGQHTFNFEQATRDAIEAGAAERVHDARQALQLADQWVGDPALLQRRACAARTWTQDHKGAVARSLAALQDMLAAQT from the coding sequence GTGCGTCGCGGTCTCTACACAGCACTGTTTTGCCTGGCCGCTCCAGTCTTATGGCTGGGCATGTGGCGGCGCTCCAGGCGCGTACCGGGCCAATGGGAAGTCCTGGCGCGCACGCGGTTTGGCCATGCCGAAGGCGAGGTGATGCGCGGCGCGGTATGGGTGCATGCGGTCAGCTTGGGCGAGACCCGTGCCGCCCAGCCTCTGGTAGCGGGGCTGCTGGCGCAAGGCTTGCCTGTCTTGCTGACCCACATGACCGCTACCGGGCGGGCCGAAGGGGCGCGCCTTTTCGGCGAGGCCATTAGCCAGGGACAGTTGCGCCAGGCCTGGTTACCCTATGATTTCCCGCGGGCCTGTCGGCGTTTCTTCGACCTTTATGCGCCGCGCTGCGGCCTGATCATCGAGCGTGAAATCTGGCCCAATCTGCTGGCTGCTGCCCGCGCGGCCAACGTGCCCATGGCACTGGTGAGCGCACGGTTCTCGGCGCGTTCATTGCGCGCGTCGTTGCGCATGGGCCGGGTGATGCGTGAGGCGATGGCGGGTCTGCAGCAGGTACTGGCGCAGACCCCCGCCGATGCCCAGCGTCTGGCCGCCGCGGGTGCTCGGGCGGTGACGGTGACAGGAAACCTGAAATTCGATGTCGATCTGCCGCCGGCGCAATGTCGTGCCGGCCATGCATGGCGCGAAGCAGTGGGGCGTCCGGTGGTGGCGATTGCCAGCACCCGCGAGGGTGAGGATGCCCTTTTTCTGCAGGCCATGCGCACGCTGGCTGCCCCCCGTCCCCTTTATCTTTTGATCCCGCGCCACCCGCAGCGTTTTGACCAGGCCTGGGAGCAAGCGCAGACTGCCGGGTTCAAAACCGTGCGCCGCTCGGCCTTGCAGGCCGTGCCCGGCTCGGACATCGACGTGGTGGTGGGCGACACGCTCGGCGAGATGCCGCTTTATTACGCGGCTGCGGATGTGGCCATCATCGGTGGCAGTTTCGTGCCGCTGGGCGGGCAGAACCTCATTGAGGCCTGTGCGGTCGGCACGCCGGTGGTCACCGGCCAGCATACGTTCAATTTTGAGCAAGCCACCCGCGATGCCATCGAGGCAGGCGCGGCTGAGCGCGTCCACGACGCCCGCCAGGCCTTGCAGTTGGCCGACCAATGGGTGGGCGACCCGGCTTTGCTGCAGCGCCGTGCCTGCGCGGCGCGTACATGGACGCAGGATCACAAAGGCGCCGTCGCGCGCAGCCTCGCCGCCCTGCAAGACATGCTGGCGGCGCAGACCTAG
- the rfaC gene encoding lipopolysaccharide heptosyltransferase I: MPTRILIVRTSSLGDLVHMLPAISDIARHVPDAQIDWIAEEAFAEIPGWHPAVRHVIKVAHRRWRKAWWSEQVRAERKALAERLRSEPYDIVLDMQALLKSAWLVRQTRGVRHGLDWRSAREPLASLFYNVRHRVEFWQPAVIRQRKLAAQTFGYTYGGAPDFGLQGFFSQPASPPAPEAGRRLHHVDNDRGYAVIMPSASREDKLWPEDDWRAVFRRLQEAGCTLRLLAGNDQEAQRARLLVAGMEGVEVLPRMDLTSVARVLAGSRLMVGLDSGLTHLSAALGRPTIGIYRASTPVRTPLVGSNYTASLGDRGAAPSREAVMAAVEQALAAR; this comes from the coding sequence ATGCCTACCCGCATATTGATCGTTCGCACGTCGTCTTTGGGCGATCTGGTGCACATGCTGCCCGCAATTTCTGATATTGCCCGCCATGTGCCCGATGCCCAGATAGATTGGATCGCGGAAGAAGCATTTGCCGAAATCCCTGGCTGGCATCCGGCCGTCCGCCATGTCATCAAGGTGGCTCACAGGCGCTGGCGCAAGGCCTGGTGGTCAGAGCAGGTGCGTGCCGAGCGCAAGGCTCTGGCCGAGCGTCTGCGCAGCGAACCCTATGACATCGTGCTCGACATGCAGGCCTTGCTGAAATCGGCCTGGCTGGTGCGCCAGACCCGCGGGGTGCGTCATGGCCTGGATTGGCGCTCGGCACGCGAGCCGCTGGCCTCGCTGTTTTATAACGTGCGGCATCGGGTTGAGTTCTGGCAACCGGCCGTGATCCGGCAACGCAAGCTGGCGGCGCAGACCTTTGGCTACACCTATGGCGGCGCGCCGGATTTTGGCCTGCAGGGGTTTTTCTCGCAGCCGGCCAGCCCGCCTGCACCCGAAGCGGGCCGCCGCCTGCACCATGTGGACAATGATCGCGGTTATGCGGTGATCATGCCTTCGGCAAGCCGTGAGGACAAGCTCTGGCCCGAGGACGATTGGCGCGCGGTTTTCCGCCGTCTGCAGGAGGCGGGGTGCACGTTGCGCCTTCTGGCCGGCAACGACCAGGAAGCCCAACGTGCCCGCCTTCTGGTGGCCGGCATGGAAGGGGTGGAAGTGCTGCCGCGCATGGATCTGACGTCGGTGGCCCGGGTGTTGGCCGGCTCACGTCTGATGGTGGGGCTGGACAGCGGCCTGACCCATTTGTCCGCGGCGCTGGGCCGTCCGACCATTGGTATTTATCGTGCCTCCACCCCGGTTCGCACGCCGCTGGTGGGGTCCAACTACACCGCCAGTCTTGGTGATCGCGGCGCCGCTCCCTCTCGTGAGGCCGTCATGGCCGCGGTCGAGCAGGCGTTGGCGGCGCGCTGA
- the rfbC gene encoding dTDP-4-dehydrorhamnose 3,5-epimerase — MNIRPTALAGVLLIEPHMLADDRGWFAERFRQDRFEAALNATGQALPGAFVQENHSRSGRGVLRGLHYQLAPQAQGKLVSVVAGEVFDVAVDVRPGSASFGQWIGVTLSAADGRSLWIPAGFAHGFLSLAEGSEVLYKVTAYYSASHERALRWDDPAIGIRWPAAPALMSARDAQAPGLHEAGRDGQLPV; from the coding sequence ATGAATATTCGTCCCACCGCCTTGGCAGGCGTGTTATTGATCGAGCCGCACATGCTGGCCGATGACCGCGGCTGGTTTGCCGAGCGGTTCCGGCAGGACAGGTTCGAGGCGGCGCTCAACGCCACCGGCCAGGCTCTGCCTGGTGCCTTCGTGCAGGAGAATCATTCCCGTTCGGGGCGCGGTGTCTTGCGTGGCTTGCACTACCAGTTGGCGCCGCAAGCGCAGGGCAAGTTGGTCAGCGTAGTGGCTGGAGAAGTGTTCGACGTGGCCGTCGATGTGCGTCCCGGTTCGGCCAGTTTCGGTCAATGGATCGGAGTGACGCTGTCAGCGGCTGATGGCCGCAGCCTGTGGATCCCAGCCGGTTTCGCGCATGGCTTTCTGTCATTGGCCGAAGGCAGCGAAGTGCTCTATAAGGTCACGGCCTACTACTCGGCCAGCCACGAGCGCGCCTTGCGCTGGGACGACCCCGCCATTGGTATACGCTGGCCCGCCGCGCCCGCCTTGATGTCGGCGCGCGACGCGCAGGCCCCTGGGCTGCACGAGGCCGGCAGGGATGGCCAACTGCCTGTCTGA